The genomic stretch GATGCGTTACTCCATTATCATACCTGTACTGCTCGTGGTGCTGCTGTCTGTGAGTCCTGCAGCCCGGAATAATCACTGCTCCGTGGCGCACAACAATCCAAGCGCCGCACGCGCGCATCATGCCAGTCTGTCAAGCTGTCTCCTGTCTCCATCCTCCTGTCTCCTCACGCCGACCGTGCCAGTACACGCACCCTCATTCGAAGCAGACAGCATCAGAATAATGACTTTCAACATCCGCTACGGCACTGCGCCGGACGGAGAGCAGTCGTGGTGGAACAGAAAGGACTGTTTGTTCGGCGTGCTGCGCGACACACGGCCCGACATACTCTGTCTGCAGGAAGCGCTGCGCGGACAGCTCGACGAAATCCGCGCGGCCTTCCCCGAGTACGCGGAAGCGGGCGTGGGACGCGACGACGGCAAGACGGAAGGGGAGTACGCGGCCATACTGTTCCGCAGTGCGCGTTTCGAAAAACGATTCGACAGCACCTTTTGGTTTTCCGACACACCCGACGTGCCCGCCTCGAAGCACTGGGGGAACGGCATTCCGCGCATCTGCACATTCGTGCTCCTGCACGACGAGCAGAGCGACAACGACATCACCGTGTACAACGTGCATCTCGACCACGAATCGCAGCCCTCGCGCGAGAAAAGCGCAGCCGCCTTGCTCGCACGCATCGCGCGACGCGGAAGCGCCGCGCATGTGCTCGTCGCCGGAGATTTTAACGCCGGACCCGCCAACGCGGCAGTGACGTCCATACTGGCCGCGCGCGTTCCAGGCACAGCCGATCCGCTGCTGTACGACATGTACGCGTCCCTGCATCCGGACGAGACAAGCGGCACCTATCACGCATACAGCGGCAAGGAGCGCAGCCAGCGCATCGATCTCCTCCTTGCCTCACCACACATCCGCGCACACGCCGCGCAGATCATCCGCAGCTCCTGCGGCATGCTTTGGCCCTCGGATCATTTTCCCGTACTCGCCATCTGCACCCTCAGCCCGTAGCGGGACAGCGGGAGAGACCCGATGTT from Ignavibacteriota bacterium encodes the following:
- a CDS encoding endonuclease/exonuclease/phosphatase family protein, which translates into the protein MTFNIRYGTAPDGEQSWWNRKDCLFGVLRDTRPDILCLQEALRGQLDEIRAAFPEYAEAGVGRDDGKTEGEYAAILFRSARFEKRFDSTFWFSDTPDVPASKHWGNGIPRICTFVLLHDEQSDNDITVYNVHLDHESQPSREKSAAALLARIARRGSAAHVLVAGDFNAGPANAAVTSILAARVPGTADPLLYDMYASLHPDETSGTYHAYSGKERSQRIDLLLASPHIRAHAAQIIRSSCGMLWPSDHFPVLAICTLSP